CTGGGTTTTTTGTTATCTAATTTTATGTTCTAAGTCATTGAAAATAAACAATAAAATTGGAAATATCAAAATATTTGTTGCTTAGCAGCAAATAAATGTTGCAATACAGCAAAAAGTTTGGAACAATGGTGCATCGCAACAAAAAACGTAACCACATTCATAAAGGATTAATCATGTTCCAGAATCAATTAAACGATCAAATCGCTCAAGCTCAAGCTAAAGCTGTTGAGAATGCAAAACATTTGGCACAAGTAGCTGTTGAAAGTGCTCAAGAGTTGGCAGAAATCAACCAAGCTGCTGCTAAAGATGCATTGGCTGCTGCACAAGACGCTAGCTCACAGTTGTTGGCTATCAAAGATGCACAGCAATTGGCTAAATTAGCTCAACCAGAAGCTGCTCAAGAAGCTGCTAAGTATGCTGCTGCATACCAAGCTAAAGTTAACAAAGTTGTTCGCAACGGTAACAAAGAAGTTGCTCAAGTTGTTGATGCTTCTATCGATGATGCACGTGATGATTTAGTTAAGTTTGTTAAAGAAGCAACTAAAACTGCTCCTGCTGGTTC
This DNA window, taken from Polynucleobacter sp. MWH-UH25E, encodes the following:
- a CDS encoding phasin family protein; translation: MLQYSKKFGTMVHRNKKRNHIHKGLIMFQNQLNDQIAQAQAKAVENAKHLAQVAVESAQELAEINQAAAKDALAAAQDASSQLLAIKDAQQLAKLAQPEAAQEAAKYAAAYQAKVNKVVRNGNKEVAQVVDASIDDARDDLVKFVKEATKTAPAGSEAFVSAFKTAFEASIQQFDQVRATATDAFATFEKNVDAALANFQGQYAVAKPAAKSRKAA